One window of the Eschrichtius robustus isolate mEscRob2 chromosome X, mEscRob2.pri, whole genome shotgun sequence genome contains the following:
- the ZCCHC13 gene encoding zinc finger CCHC domain-containing protein 13, with protein sequence MNSKECFKCGHSGPKGGGARGRGARGGGRGAQCSSATLPVICYCCSEPGHHAKNCNLLDDICYNCGTSGHIAKDCVKPKRERQQCCYTCGRPGHLARDCDHQEGQKRYSCGEYGHIQKHCARVKCYRCG encoded by the coding sequence ATGAACAGTAAGGAATGCTTCAAGTGTGGACACTCTGGCCCTAAAGGAGGAGGAGCTCGAGGGCGCGGAGCTAGAGGTGGTGGCCGAGGTGCTCAGTGCAGTTCCGCCACCCTACCTGTCATCTGTTACTGCTGCAGTGAGCCTGGTCATCATGCTAAGAACTGTAACCTTCTCGATGACATCTGTTACAACTGTGGGACAAGTGGCCACATCGCCAAAGACTGTGTTAAGCCTAAGCGAGAGAGACAGCAGTGCTGTTACACCTGTGGCAGACCAGGGCATCTGGCCCGTGATTGTGACCATCAGGAGGGGCAGAAGCGCTACTCTTGTGGCGAATATGGCCACATTCAGAAACACTGCGCCCGAGTCAAGTGCTACCGTTGTGGCTAG